DNA from Prunus persica cultivar Lovell chromosome G6, Prunus_persica_NCBIv2, whole genome shotgun sequence:
CCAGACCTTGGCCTCCGCCTCCTGCGCATCCTCCCAATTACACGCCTTCTCCACAGAAGGAAAACTCTGGCGGGACATCTGCTCCGCCACGTGGCCTTCCGTCGCCGATCCACGTGTCGACGACCTCATTTCCACTTTCCCAGCCGGTCACCGCTCGTTCTTCTCCGACTCTTTCCCGCTTCTCGACAACTTTCCCTCCCGATTCGATCTCAGCCGTCCGTCTTCACCTCCCACCACGGAGCTAATCTCCGCCGTCGATATCTTTTACAAAGACCAGCTGATTTTCTCCAAGGTTCAGGAGTCCGAGACGGAATCCGGTTGGTTCCTCTGCTCGCCTTTCCGGGTTGACTTACTTGACCCGAAAGAAACAGTTCCGACACCAATCCGCCACGTCGGAGAAGACCAGGCGTCGCTGAAGCAATTGGAGGAGAACTTGAGTTTGAGCTGGATCGTGATCGACCCGACCCGGAAGCGGGCGGCGAATTTTTCGAGTCGGAGGGCGGTTACGGTGCAGCGGCACTGGTTGACCGGGGAGATACAGTTGCGGTTCGCGACGATTTTGGCTGGGGAGAAGAGAGGGGAGTTCGTGCAGTGCGGGATGGTGGTCACGTGCAATTGGAGCGAAGGCGGGGAGCTGCACGTGAGGGAGGTGAGCATGCAGGTGGAGGGCATGGAGGGGAATCATTTGAACGGGAAGGAGAGTTTGGTAATTTTGGAGAGGGCGATCGAGGGAGGGGAGAGGAGGAAGGAGGTGAAGGGGAAGGGGAGATTTGAGGAGTATTTGgagatgaagagagagagaagagagagaaaggagaggagagagaagactTTGGACATGATATGCATTGCCACTGGGGTTACTATTTTCTTGACCTTTTGgtccttcgtcttcttcaGATAGAGAGTTTCATCATATCAACCCATAAGCAAAAACAGTTGGGTTTGATTTACAGTTATTACAGTTTAATTCTTTAAacgaaaatacaaaatttcataTACAAAATGGATATTGATTATataatcatttttttcatttttcattttttttttttttaaacatatgTGATTATGTATGTAGCTATATACACCATTGGATTGGTTCAAATCAAATGAAAGATGTGccccttttttatattataaatctTGGCCTTTTTGTAGATACATTAGTGATCATATTCCAAATTCctatataaaagaaatagaaatgcAATtgacatatttatataaaaaattagaagtatGAACATGGGGAAATACATagtcaaattaaaataattcaacAGCTAGAAAAATCTCTTTATTTACATATATGGGtcaaatcttttttctttttcttttttcgtgcTCAATAAGGTCAAATAAATTAGGCTTAAGTGTCAAAATGGTCCCTGTGTTTTAGCACAATGGGCAATTTAATccctgtgtttttaatttggccaattcGGTCCTTGTGTTTATGATCATTAGCCAATTTAGTCCATCCAGTTAAAATAGTCGTTAAATATGAACatgattggttttttttttttttgaaaacgtATAAagcttttttaaattaaaaaaagttgaattgatttaaaaatattaaaacttcaATTAAACTAACATAAcattagggaaaaaaaaacttgaaaaaatgaaGGAGGCGTAGTCCGGGGAGGGGAAGGGCTGCTTAATGAGTGGAGTAGTGGGAAGAGGGGTTGACCATTGCAGGGTGGGGGTGGGTGATGAATGAAGGCATACAAcagaagagggagagatggGGGTTGGAGATGGTGTGAACGATCTGGGAGCCATGACTGAGGATGGGGCAAATGGCTAGGCAAGGGTTAGGTTCTGGAAGATCTTGCTGGGAGCTGGTCAAATATAAGGGTAAATGGCTAGACAATGGTTGAACTcaaataattatgtttttaattaatgtttaaatagttttaaatttttttaaacttagATTTAAAAGAATGGATCACATTGATTAATAGTTGTAAACACAAGGACTTAATTAGCTAAATTAGAAACACATGGACTAAATTGACCAACGTAATAAAACACAGGGTCCATTTTAGCATTTAAGCCAATAAATTAAGGACCAATTAATGATGTGGGTGACATCCTTTAAATCTTTCGGCAAAAATTCACAATTAAAatgtggttttcttttttttctttcttaaaaaaaaatcaataatgtGTGTGAGATCCTTCTAGTATATGCGATTAGTACATCATATATTTAATCATCAGTtggattaaattaaattaaattaattagttttcttaatttgAAGAAGAGTGCTAATTCTTTGTCCTACtcatcttatttttaaaattttaaagacaaatttatccCTTTGAAAAATTACTTCTAAGGACTTATGCCACCTCATCAAAATTTAATCCAACGAATTGgatatttttcttaataaaaaataaataaactctaaCGGAACTTAACAATTTGAACCTTATAACTCCTGCCAtcatttacctttttttttatcttttctatTTCCTATCTCCTCAACCTCTCCccctttcctatttttttgtCTGCAACATCTTCCCCAAatcagtgtttttttttttttttttttttggggtcagtATCTCCCTCAATCAGTTAGTCTTCTTCTTATATCTGCAGCTTCTCCACCCAATTGCACAAGTTTGGTTTTTCCGTCTTCCTTCCTAAAATCCTAAACAAACtctccaaaacagaagaaaaaaaatttgtacactCCCTTTATATTGGCTTAATTGATCCCTACATAATAATCAAAATCgttcaaattcaattcaatataAACCTTTCTTTCTCAACCTCCTTATATGCCATCTACATTTGTCATTGCTTCCTACAGCCTCTCCCAACAAACCCTCCAACTCAACAACCACTCTCCAATTCTAGGGTCccaaccccgaattttctcaatccACCACCGAAACCAACCAAACTTATAGAAAGGACgaagagggaaaaaatacatctGCTATTGGGTGGAGAAActgcagagaaagaaagaagaaaaaaaaaagaataataatgaTTGCATGAGTTAATTTCTCGTTGTTAAGTTCCATTGGGTGGGGAAATTGGATAAATGGTGAAAATAACatcattttttgaaaaataagatgCACAGttcacataaattttttttttttttaatacatgagGGAAGAGGTTTCTCATACACACTACCAATGTATCATGggaatttgaatttaagaTCACTAATCTGCAACTGCAAGTGAAGGTTATTTTTCACTGGAGTAGACTCCGTTAACAATGATACACATAATTTGTTGACCAAGTAAGCAAAAGCCCAGTTTCTTATATATTCAGTATCTCATATGCTATAAATGAAACAAGCTTTGTGGTGTCTTAAATTTGAACAAGTGCTGAAAGTCCAATTTACATCATACATGTACCGTTATTCTTTTCACAACACTACCAACTACCGATCtttatatacaaatatatgtatatattttgaagaagacgaaaatgaaaaaaagaataagtaACATTTTATTTGCGAAATATCAAATTATATAATGCATAAGATGGGTCCGTACGCATCACGGGGGAAGGCACTTTAACAATGGATTCGTGGGGAAAgtcaaaaatgggaaacatgcCGGTCAATACGATTCTTTGGATGCTTTCTAAACGCCCTTGTCAGTTTTACAAAGGCGGGCTTCCGGCTTTGCCTGCCGTGTTGAGTTTTACGCAAATCTTACtgtaattaaattataatctaatgatgattaattaataattttatttcct
Protein-coding regions in this window:
- the LOC18773905 gene encoding F-box protein At2g27310, with the translated sequence MGFSATSPTVDQGDGASISAVHPDIIMAHILTRLDGQTLASASCASSQLHAFSTEGKLWRDICSATWPSVADPRVDDLISTFPAGHRSFFSDSFPLLDNFPSRFDLSRPSSPPTTELISAVDIFYKDQLIFSKVQESETESGWFLCSPFRVDLLDPKETVPTPIRHVGEDQASLKQLEENLSLSWIVIDPTRKRAANFSSRRAVTVQRHWLTGEIQLRFATILAGEKRGEFVQCGMVVTCNWSEGGELHVREVSMQVEGMEGNHLNGKESLVILERAIEGGERRKEVKGKGRFEEYLEMKRERRERKERREKTLDMICIATGVTIFLTFWSFVFFR